The Cyprinus carpio isolate SPL01 chromosome A3, ASM1834038v1, whole genome shotgun sequence genomic interval GGAGAATGATGCTACTTTCAATgttaagcaaaataataataaaagcaaacaaaatatagCTTTTATTGTATATAACTATATGAAAGGAGTGTGTTAATAAAGCCCTGCACACTTAAAAGTGCCTGAATGTCATTATTGCATTATTAGTGCAAGTATTGTGACATGTTATGGTTGTGAAACATTAGTGGACCATGTTGAGAAAAGTGAAGTTAGTGAAAGGAAAGCTCCTGTGGCATTTGAGTGTATGTTTTGGTATTTGATGCAAGATGCAGTGTCTTTCAGACACATGTAGATGTGGCTCAGGTGTCCAAAAAATTgttgcactttttcttttcttttttttttgtttggtttgttacTGAAGTGAAATCCTACTGAAGTAGCATTAAATGTCATTAGGAGGATAAATCCTGTCTTGTTTTCTGACTGGAGACTTCCTGACTGCGTgtcttgctcaccagtggatcctctgcagtgaatgggtgccgtcagaatgagagtctaaacagctgataaaaacatcacaataatccacaagtaaacctccagtgaaaaagttgtcttgtctgaatgaggagagaaatatgcacaaatcgagtagcatttacaagcaaaaacatggactcatattttggccagaactGATGGTTTAAAGGTAAAAACTTCTTAATAATATAttcgtttcttacaaacatgcagcttttcgcttcataTGACATTAACTGACGGACTGGAGccgtgtgggttacttgtggattattgtgatgtttatatcagctgtccggactctcattctgacggcacccattcactgcagaggatttatttgtgagcaaatgatgtaatgctacatttctccaaattttttttttttttttacttggtttcTGTAGATTTAAATTCtgatacatatctttaaaggctgttttcttaGTTTTTCTCTCCTGCACTGATCCAGAAATCTCcacttaagtagcacttaaacCAGACTTTACAGTTTTagtcctgtctatattctgaaaaACAGTTGTCTTATGTAGtgtgaataattttattatatattatttacctgtagtgtcttgccttaaaaacAGAGTTGCTAATCGTTTCGGTGTACGGTCCATGTTTCTCTGGTGTTGTGCTAGTGGGAACTGATgcgtatgtgtttgtatgtggatGGACTGTGTGTTCCTGGAGAACGAGGACTTCATGTGAATTGTTTGAGGCTCTGGCTGATAATgaatattcttgtttttattttccagagATGCTGAGTAAGCAGAAGTCGACGCATGTGGGGGGAAAATGTGCTCCCTCCAATGAACCTTGAGGACCTTCAGGGACGGAAAATTACCATTGTGCTTTtagtcttttttccccctttgtctTCTGTCTGTGAATAACTTCTTAACGCAAAATGCCAAAGAacataagattattttattttatatatatatatatatgaatatattctaTAACATGGCTATTAAAACAGTAAGTACATATTTAATCCACTCTGAGCTAGATTTAATTATCACTGTGATGTTACAGTTTACATTAAGTTTGTGTTTTGGAAACTCTCTTGTAAAGGAAAGGAGGGATAATGGTGAACCAGTGAttctgatttcttttatttgatttgtgattattttttttatatgacatgAAATAATCTTGTGCCTTTGAGCATAATGTGTTCTTTAGTCAGCCAATCAGCATTCAGGCTCATTTTCTGTCTATCCTGCTCTTCTGAAATACCATCGCGCCCCCTTGTGGTCACACATGTACATGATGAAATTTAGACACCATgtggattttgttgttgtttttggatgttatgtaaaaaaataaataaaataggtggTTCTCATCAAACATTTTATGAGTGACATTTCATGCCAGAATCAGAAGAGAATGGAAAATTCTActatttgcataaagaaaaataaagcttatttttagaacttttatgattttttttttttttttttttttggcattctgaaaaaatctatattttactgATATATGATAAATGTTATTATTGGTAATACGACAAATGCCACCATGTGTGAatgctttttttctgcattattttaAAGAGAATATCATTTAGATTTTTCAGTGAAATGTGACTCGTGAGGTTTCGTGAGATTCACCCTAATGGCTTTTGTGATATCAATAAAGAGCCAAATTTGATGAATGTCTGTTGTGGCATTATTTCCTATGATGCACAGTACTTACCATAAAGATACGGCAAACAGAAATAGAATTTTAAAAGGAATTTCCTtcaattaaaggcatagttcaaccAACAACtaacattattttgataatttactcaccctcgtgtgaGTGTCTTTCGTGTattgaagacaaaagaagatattttgaagaatattggcaCCTAAactgttgctggtagccactggtttccatagtatttttttatttcatactatggaagtcaatggctaccagcaactctTCGGTTActgatattcttcaaaatatcttttgtttaaagaaagttatacagatttggaacaaatCGATAAAGTggatgatgacaaaatgttcattaactatccctttaagacctttttgaactgaactgaagtcTTTGTAAATGGTGAAGCCTCCAAACAGCTGAGTGTGTgcgcttttctttttttttctgtatgccgctgtgtttgtgttgtagggTACAGCAGGAGCAGCTGTCTGCCATCTCCAAACTGCTCCGAGAACAGATGACGGAGGGGGACGTGGACGAACCGCTCAAACTTGACTCGCTCTAGTCTGACCACACTCTCAGTTTCATACAGGACAGAACCCGGGCTATTCACACTACGCTGTTCACCTCTGTAGCACTGTTTACAATACTGCACTGTATCTACGTGTATGCTTGGAGTCACAGACACTCCTGCTCTTTAGAAAAGTAACTGAAGGATGCTTGTAATTTGAAAAGAGGTTCTCGTTCAACCCTAAAATGTAACTGTGTGAAAAGCCCAGCTTGGTCTCCACATGATTCTTTTGgagtttatattaataaatgcttcatAACTAATCCCAATGCAGATTGCATATTCATCATATTTTGCTGTTGCATTTTCTTTGTAGATTGTTAACTCttcttgtttgtttctgtttactCAAAGaacaaatacattcaaaaagaATTTGTATTTGCTGTAACATTTCTCTCAGATTTTGAAACTGTTTTGTTGTATTGTACTCATAAACACTCGATACCACAAACATAACCAAACTTTTTTCACGAatcgagagagagagtgtgtgtgtctggcttTGATCGAAACAGACCTGGTTCAAGGTGAGATGTGAAATAGTTGGGACATTTCCGGTGGCGATTAATGTCAGCCTTTTGTTGTGAAATTGCTCAGAAACGACGTGTTAAACTGTGAAAAAAGGGAGTGGGGGAAAACTGGAGGCTAAATGCAAccgatgtatttttttttttttatgtgtttgttaaaaagaagagaaaacaaGTTTCACATTCAAACGAGGCAGTgaaaactaaaaactttaaactttaaaagttatAGTGGTTCCACAATGTTATGCACAAAAAATCCAAGACGCCTATTTGAACAAAGAAAtggagagtgtgtgtttttgaggtgaTGTATTGTTTCACACACGTGCACTCAGACAGCTACAGTTTAAAGACGCCGAACAAACAAGCATGCTTGAGTCTCGAGATGCATGTCATATTAAAACAGCAACAGTATTTTCTCGACAGAATATAAATAGAGCGTGACGATAAAGTTAGGTTGATTAATTTCAAATAGCCTAATGATTTTGATGTAAAAGAGGTCTTCGTGTGTTTGTTCGGAACACGCCCACCTCTCGCGACACTATGATCCGCCCAAACAGTTGTCGGGTGATTTAAAGATTTGTTGCGGGAACACTGGACTCATTGTTACCGTCCCCTCACCACTGTCTCGCGCGCCGCTGCCTGAAACCACCTGCGCTCAAATGGCTCTCAATCTTAACGGTATGTAACCTATCTTTTGTTCATGCATAAGTGTGGCTTACATCGGTCTGCGAACAGAGATCGCAAGAACTGTTCTTTTGTGCTAAACGAGcgcttttctgttttctgtttgcagTCGACGAGGCTCGAAGCGGCGAAGATAACACAACACCTGGTAAGTTATGCACACATCTTCCTCATGGCTTTTATGAAAAGTAGGCACAGCTCTCTTACTGTAcgcgatttatttatttatttatttttgctttttcccCCCACGTGCTTTTAAGTTGGAAAGTATGCGCACGCTAAAAAGTAATATaagtgataaaaaaatatatatatttcaaaacgtATACAaggtttttaaacatttctgctTCAAACTGTAGTcctgtttattgtgtttatatacgTGCACACGGTTTAACAGATTATTGTGCTGATACTAACTATAGACAttagtgaccctggaccacaaaaccagtcacaagagtcactttttcgaaattgagatttatacatcatctgaaagctgaataactAAGCTTTCCAtcgatgcatggtttgttaggattggacaatttggccgagatacaactatctgaaaataaaaaaattaaaattccaatTATTGTCCAAATTAAGTAGCAACGCATATTACTGTTGAAAATacacttttgatatatttattgtaggaaatttacaaattatcttcatgaaacatgatgtttacttaatatcctaatgatttttggcataaaagaaaaattgataattttgacctatacaatgtattgttggctgttgCTTCAAATATACCAGCAGCTtatttgactggttttgtgctccagggtcacatttactgAGTATAtctcttttatctatctatatagagaatatttttgtgttaatgttgttAGACTTTCCGTCCTGTGCAGGGGCAGCCCAGACAGTAACCACAAAAGTTTACGTTGAATTAAATGCCAGAGAAACtttgtgtaaccaaaataccaaCATCAATCTAGAATAAAGAACTTTATGAATATTGCAGGACTTTTAGTTATCAGGTCTAAAATACATAAAGACTctcattttgaaatgtctatgcTTTACTCTTTCTGGCTGGTCATTGAAACggataaaatataaattttaacaacAATCTACAACATTTTCAGTGATTGTGGACTGCTCTGAAACGGCAAGCCTGTAGAATGCACAACAGCACTGTGTCTTGACTTGTGCAgcactcatatatatattttttttaacgaaATCAgtgccttttgaagtttaataataacatagtaataataacatttgATAGTTAAAGGAACCCAAAGCGATGTCTGACCGACCAGTCCCCCTTTCAGCTGATCTACTCAAATGTTCTCATTACATATTACAGTGATCCTGTTGTGAAACAGTGGTTTTGTGGAAAGGATATatgtaaactgaaatgaaaacttgAGATCTGGGTTTGAAAAAATGACTAGCTGTGTGGATTTTTGTACAAAGAGTTGAAAAAAAGTGCCAAAGCGAATAAAATACGTAAGAGTCTTCAATACTGTAACGGATAcaataacaatacaatacaataacgGATTTGAGTTTGAGAGCtaatgcactgcagagtttagctccagccctgatcaaactcacctacctgtgatttcctaatgatcctgaagacattgattagcacgctcgggtgtgtttgatcagggttcgAGCTGAAGTCTGCAGggaagtggatctcgtgggccagatttgagcaCCCCTGCTCTTAAACATGGATGAGCATTAGTCAGACGGGGGTTCCCTCTGacaccagacacacacagcactgtTTTACAACACACAGGACGCAGGAGATTTCATGCTGTGCTAGAAAACGAGATGGGGGTGTCTGGGTGGGGGAATCGGTGTGATGGCTCTTTGAACTCTACGACCCTTCATTCATGGTGGAATTTGGTTCACCTGGAGGGGGGACTTTTAAAACAAAGATCTGTGAAAAGTCAAATGATAAGCAAATTTCTCTCATAATAAAgggttttgtttattaaaaacaactcCGTTTATGTTGTTTTATCAGGGCGTGTAGAAGAAGATGCATTTTAGTATGGAAAAAGTTTATTCATAAGAATATGGTAATGACTGGCTGAAGTTAAAACTtcagaaagttacaaaaaaatggaGGTTCAGGTTGCATTTTGAATAATGATCATGATTTAGGTAAGAACAGTTCATCAGTTAGTACCGcacaacaacgttttcaaaacTATTAGCTTTTACACACATCTGCGAAACCAGCCAGAAATGCTGTTTTACATATGCTAGGCCAGTAgatggcgctgtcaccttgttagtaaacagtacctgtaaggaagtgatgattatattgtatatgatgcatctctgctgttggttgtaatattgttGAAGTAAATCCaaactttgctgaagaagcgttagcaaactcttgagcagcaacaacagtaccatatactccgccattgttgtgtatgtttgttcgctcTTGCTTTTAAAATCAACACGTACTGCTCATGTCTACACACCTAACATGTGATACACAAGTGCATGATGttaccgttttcaaagattcccgtattgggtgtttacactgAAACGATAACTGCCATTTTGAAAaccttgcactttgaaacccgttttcaaaaatatgcgttttcagtccacAAAAtgccgttgtcgtgtaaacgaagtcaaaatacataaaaagtttcCTGTTTTTGGCCGAAAACATTGTCGTGTAAACATCGCCCAAAAGATGGGTTACAAGACTGGACTATAGTAGCCTTAAATTTAGAACGTACTGATCGCtgttgaaaatggaaaaaaaataatatatttttttaaatagttacaaCAGAATGTCAAATTAAGAACAATTTTAATTCAGACTTTTGGTGAGACGCCTTATCTATGTGTGCTCCAGCACATTCATCAATTCTTGCGACGCATGCCTTGAAGCACCTAAATTGTTGGCAGATTTAAAGGATATGTTTGCCAACTTAAAACCAGGTTTGTATAGTTACAGTGTTGGCAGTATGTGTGCAGGAACTCTTTCTCCAGGTTTCCTCCACCCAGGTTATCAGCAAAATGATCTGCTAACTGACGTAAAACACATCACTCTGCATCATGCCGCTGACTTTAACAGCTCCAGGGCTTTTGTTGAAACGACAGAACGTTTTTGTATTCCTGCTTTCGGTCAGTCAGATCGGCAGAGGCGTGGCACCAAAATTAAAGTGACATTTTTGGCAAAACAGAAAACCAAAGCccattttctgttttctcttctcGTATATCagatttcaaacttttttttttttttttttttttttttgcatttctactGCATACATTATAAGcctgtagcaaattagctcaaaaggcaaatattaataattaacttgttttaaaacatttctttggGTCCAAACGGACCCAGAATGTGAAAATcgtataaatattttgaatgcattatacGGGTTAACACTGTTTTTAGTAGGCTACACAATATGCtaaaaaagagtttttttctgttttcagttgacGATGCTCGTTGTCTTTCAAATGGTGACGAGAATACAACTCAAAGTCAGCTTGTTACACCATCAGGTGTCCCGTCGTCGTGTGCACCTGATAAATCAGCGGCTCCGGATAACCTCAAACCGGTGGTATCAGTACCTTTGAGTGGCAGTAACAGTGGGTCTGAACCGGTGACGCCGGGGGATTCACTCCAGGCTATAACAACCCAGAGTCTTGAGCCCAAGTCCAGTGGATGCAACACGTCTGCCTTGAGATGTGGGGAAAAGCGGGAGAGGGAATCAGACGACCCCTCTGAAGTTCCTGTGAAACGCCGCTTGAGACCATCAGAGGATAACGGGAAAGAATGTATGTGATGATCATCTGTAACgattgtgaatttaaattgtcgCATGCTAATGCAAACGAATCTTCTGTTTCACAGGTTCACCAGATTACGACCAGAGATGTGCGGAGCTATGGATCGATGGTGAAATGGCTGCTTGTGAGGCTTATGAATTATCAAAGTCCAGCAGCGACACCCAGCGCCGACATGTTGTTCCACAACACGACAATAACAGTTCTGTCAGTCGGCCTCCCACACAGAAGGACTTTGCACGTGCTGTTCGAGCCGAAGTGGCAGCCTGTTTTCAACCCCTCACAAAGTTGATTAGTTTGAGTATTGAGTGGAGCAGAACTGATTTCGCTGAGGTGATAAGTAGACTTCGTGCACTGCAGAGGGATACCACAGAGTTGGGAAGTGAAATCCGTAATATGCGAGCAG includes:
- the LOC109064097 gene encoding uncharacterized protein LOC109064097 isoform X1; protein product: MALNLNVDEARSGEDNTTPVDDARCLSNGDENTTQSQLVTPSGVPSSCAPDKSAAPDNLKPVVSVPLSGSNSGSEPVTPGDSLQAITTQSLEPKSSGCNTSALRCGEKRERESDDPSEVPVKRRLRPSEDNGKECSPDYDQRCAELWIDGEMAACEAYELSKSSSDTQRRHVVPQHDNNSSVSRPPTQKDFARAVRAEVAACFQPLTKLISLSIEWSRTDFAEVISRLRALQRDTTELGSEIRNMRADKRQALDEISLMEERMSVIQRCVLETHQIMNTTRK
- the LOC109064097 gene encoding uncharacterized protein LOC109064097 isoform X2 translates to MALNLNVDEARSGEDNTTPGVPSSCAPDKSAAPDNLKPVVSVPLSGSNSGSEPVTPGDSLQAITTQSLEPKSSGCNTSALRCGEKRERESDDPSEVPVKRRLRPSEDNGKECSPDYDQRCAELWIDGEMAACEAYELSKSSSDTQRRHVVPQHDNNSSVSRPPTQKDFARAVRAEVAACFQPLTKLISLSIEWSRTDFAEVISRLRALQRDTTELGSEIRNMRADKRQALDEISLMEERMSVIQRCVLETHQIMNTTRK